A region of Gordonia crocea DNA encodes the following proteins:
- a CDS encoding lysoplasmalogenase, giving the protein MATIAGARSHRRLAGATKPLPMAILAVRTATQPDISPVDRALTLGAIGFSMAGDYWMFREEFEPLESPAKNRYLAKGGAFFAGAQVCYQAVFARRGARYSWRGFAPRMALMGEPAAVVAAKAPSVLPVLGPYGALLAGMSTLAGQSGRQAAAGGLLFQASDAVIMNRRHLASSPTLRSALEAWVLGSYFGAQYLLVDSLLTAPRSTPQA; this is encoded by the coding sequence GTGGCGACGATCGCCGGCGCACGCTCCCACCGTCGGCTGGCCGGGGCGACCAAACCCCTCCCGATGGCCATCCTGGCCGTGCGGACTGCGACCCAGCCCGACATCTCCCCCGTCGACCGCGCCTTGACGCTCGGCGCCATCGGTTTCTCGATGGCCGGTGACTACTGGATGTTCCGCGAGGAGTTCGAACCGCTCGAATCCCCCGCCAAGAACCGGTACCTGGCCAAGGGTGGGGCCTTCTTCGCCGGAGCCCAGGTCTGCTACCAGGCCGTCTTCGCCCGCCGCGGTGCGCGTTACAGCTGGCGCGGATTCGCCCCGCGCATGGCCTTGATGGGCGAGCCGGCCGCGGTCGTCGCGGCGAAGGCGCCCTCGGTCCTGCCCGTTCTCGGCCCCTACGGCGCCCTGCTGGCCGGGATGTCGACGCTGGCCGGGCAGTCCGGGCGCCAGGCCGCCGCGGGTGGGTTGTTGTTCCAGGCGTCGGACGCGGTGATCATGAACCGCCGCCACCTGGCCTCCTCGCCGACGCTGCGCAGTGCGCTCGAGGCGTGGGTGTTGGGCAGCTACTTCGGCGCCCAGTACCTGCTCGTCGACTCGCTGCTCACCGCACCGCGGTCCACCCCGCAGGCCTGA
- a CDS encoding Rv1157c family protein: MRPTLPRLAATVAISAGLLAPAAPALAAPAAPVASPDGLTSALAAVPTKVDRQVLDSLGAFAPAIIGSMATPGPDGKVNPALFADANTLGSNPNLPPQVREVWREIIDFLGEPGKRSVAAYHRTNRLPVAKKKAKPGDPEIPRGPGAPRIQEFLYPTIGIGCMPESATGSLGSLGGGNSLGRALVTAGPQKAPAPGPKRGQVGYVYTSLGTGPAVNNRARPLIAQWLNLDTGRTGIINLRRNPKINATDGPGTFTAIASTGRGRVLTVISGDVTVKTKSKRVVSCGIVPVIGIAYV, translated from the coding sequence GTGCGACCGACCCTCCCGCGCCTTGCGGCCACCGTCGCCATCTCCGCGGGCCTGCTGGCCCCCGCCGCCCCCGCGTTGGCCGCACCGGCCGCGCCCGTCGCGTCGCCGGACGGCTTGACCTCCGCACTGGCCGCGGTCCCCACCAAGGTCGACCGACAGGTGCTCGATTCCCTCGGCGCCTTCGCGCCGGCCATCATCGGCTCGATGGCCACCCCCGGCCCGGACGGCAAGGTCAACCCGGCGCTGTTCGCCGACGCCAACACCCTCGGGTCCAACCCCAACCTCCCGCCGCAGGTGCGCGAGGTGTGGCGCGAGATCATCGACTTCCTCGGCGAGCCGGGCAAGCGCAGCGTCGCCGCATACCACCGGACGAACCGGCTGCCGGTCGCCAAGAAGAAGGCCAAGCCCGGCGATCCGGAGATCCCGCGCGGCCCGGGCGCGCCGCGCATCCAGGAGTTCCTCTACCCGACGATCGGCATCGGCTGCATGCCCGAGTCGGCGACCGGTTCGCTGGGCTCGCTCGGCGGCGGCAACTCGCTGGGGCGCGCCCTGGTCACCGCCGGCCCCCAGAAGGCCCCCGCCCCCGGCCCGAAGCGCGGGCAGGTCGGCTACGTCTACACCAGCCTCGGCACCGGCCCCGCGGTGAACAACCGCGCCCGGCCCCTGATCGCCCAGTGGCTCAACCTCGACACCGGCCGCACCGGCATCATCAACCTGCGGCGCAACCCGAAGATCAACGCCACCGACGGCCCCGGCACCTTCACCGCCATCGCGAGCACCGGCCGCGGCCGCGTGCTGACCGTGATCTCCGGCGACGTCACGGTGAAGACGAAGTCCAAACGCGTGGTGTCCTGCGGGATCGTTCCGGTCATCGGTATCGCCTACGTCTGA
- a CDS encoding ABC transporter permease: MTRSRPGIGLVTGVGRPRITTAGLGLALLGAIPLVFLVIFFGWPLVALFDRAAGTGDGAGILTLWRRSGAGPLLVFTLAQAAASTVLTLIVAAPITWLVARVRFPGSRLFLVVVTLPFVLPSVVVGMAFRAVFTGPLSFLPAALGGALDEAGPSLVPVLCAHVFLNVAVVVRVVAAAWSGLDPRLEQAAQVSGAGPVRAFTTVTLPRLLPAIAAAAALVFLFCTTSYGVIMVLGNGQLHTVETAIYTEGVGSFHLPEAAALSVLQIGVVVATLAVVRLLSRRVPGNRAIEQSPIPVRGWTRIAGVLTALWAALWLVVPLVVLALWSVRPAGPGSWTLAGYRALGAEVNGMTPLASAAMSLRTAVVAAVLAVVFGLAAAIVVARLRGPLREVGELIATIPLGVSAVTLGFGYTLVFAGWPSALANSWWVIAAVQALVAVPLVIRIAVPALEQVPAGLTTAAATLGARPLRVFSTVELPLVRRSFAVAAGFAFILSLGEFGATSFLARVDTTTLPVMIGTALNRPGEANLAAAMACSMVLVVVTAVAVGIVEAVRPNAGALL, encoded by the coding sequence GTGACCCGCAGTCGCCCGGGAATCGGGCTGGTCACCGGTGTGGGGCGCCCGAGGATCACCACCGCCGGCCTCGGATTGGCACTACTGGGCGCGATTCCGCTCGTCTTCCTCGTGATCTTTTTCGGCTGGCCCCTGGTCGCCCTGTTCGACCGCGCCGCGGGAACGGGGGACGGTGCGGGGATCCTCACCCTGTGGCGACGGTCGGGGGCGGGCCCGCTGCTGGTATTCACCCTCGCCCAGGCGGCGGCCTCGACGGTCCTGACGCTGATCGTCGCGGCGCCGATCACCTGGCTCGTGGCCCGGGTCCGGTTTCCCGGCTCGCGCTTGTTCCTGGTGGTGGTCACGCTGCCCTTCGTCTTGCCGAGCGTCGTGGTGGGGATGGCCTTTCGGGCGGTGTTCACCGGACCGTTGTCCTTCCTGCCGGCCGCGCTCGGCGGGGCGCTCGACGAGGCCGGTCCCAGCCTCGTCCCGGTGCTGTGCGCCCACGTCTTCCTGAACGTGGCCGTCGTCGTGCGCGTGGTCGCGGCGGCCTGGTCCGGACTGGACCCGCGGCTCGAACAGGCCGCCCAGGTCAGCGGTGCCGGACCGGTGCGGGCGTTCACGACGGTGACCCTGCCCCGGCTGCTGCCCGCGATCGCGGCGGCGGCGGCCCTGGTCTTCTTGTTCTGCACGACGAGTTACGGGGTGATCATGGTGCTCGGCAACGGGCAGCTGCACACGGTCGAGACCGCCATCTACACGGAGGGCGTCGGATCCTTCCACCTGCCGGAGGCGGCGGCGCTGTCGGTGCTGCAGATCGGCGTGGTGGTGGCGACTCTGGCCGTCGTGCGACTGCTCTCTCGCCGGGTGCCGGGGAACCGGGCCATCGAGCAGTCGCCGATCCCGGTCCGCGGGTGGACCCGGATCGCCGGGGTGCTCACCGCGCTGTGGGCGGCACTGTGGTTGGTGGTGCCCCTTGTCGTCTTGGCCCTCTGGTCGGTGCGCCCGGCGGGGCCGGGGAGTTGGACCCTGGCCGGGTACCGCGCGCTGGGTGCCGAGGTCAACGGCATGACGCCGCTCGCGTCGGCAGCGATGTCACTGCGCACCGCGGTGGTCGCCGCGGTCCTGGCCGTGGTGTTCGGGCTGGCCGCCGCGATCGTGGTCGCCCGGCTGCGCGGCCCGCTGCGCGAAGTCGGCGAACTGATCGCGACGATCCCGCTGGGCGTCAGCGCGGTCACCCTCGGATTCGGCTACACGCTGGTGTTCGCCGGGTGGCCGAGCGCGCTGGCCAACTCGTGGTGGGTGATCGCCGCGGTCCAGGCACTGGTCGCCGTGCCGCTGGTGATCCGGATCGCGGTGCCGGCCCTGGAACAGGTCCCGGCCGGCCTGACCACGGCGGCGGCGACCCTGGGCGCCCGGCCGCTGCGGGTCTTCAGCACGGTGGAACTGCCCCTGGTGAGACGGTCGTTCGCGGTTGCCGCGGGTTTCGCCTTCATCTTGAGTCTGGGCGAGTTCGGCGCGACCAGCTTCCTGGCCCGGGTCGACACCACCACCCTCCCGGTGATGATCGGCACCGCCTTGAACCGCCCCGGCGAGGCGAACCTCGCCGCGGCGATGGCCTGCTCGATGGTGCTGGTCGTCGTCACAGCGGTCGCGGTCGGGATCGTCGAGGCCGTCCGGCCGAACGCGGGTGCACTGCTATGA
- a CDS encoding thiamine ABC transporter substrate-binding protein — protein sequence MRIGHFAAASSTRRIGSAFLAAAVAVGVVGCGGSDDRGSVTMLVYDSFDLPSSVIDEFHAATGITLKIAKSGDSGKIASQISLTPGSPKGDLVYGIDNTFAARPIEAGALMPYVSPAAANGASEYALKSAPDLLTAVSRGDVCLNIDSSWYERRDAQPPQSLDDLTKPAYRNQAALLDPRTSSPGISFLLTTIGQKRRGWEDYWRKVVANGATIVSGWEIAYNQLFSAGAGRGSKPIVVSYASSPVATPGTEALLETCFRQVEYAGILKGAANVDGARKVIDFLLGPSVQKALPASMFVYPVTRDTPLPDGWSTRAPMPEWTVNMPPGYIAKNREKWLQEWRDAVGR from the coding sequence ATGCGAATCGGACACTTCGCGGCGGCGTCGTCGACCCGTCGGATCGGTAGTGCTTTCCTGGCCGCGGCGGTGGCCGTCGGCGTGGTCGGCTGCGGCGGATCCGACGACCGCGGCAGCGTCACGATGCTCGTCTACGACTCCTTCGACCTGCCCTCGTCGGTCATCGACGAGTTCCACGCCGCCACCGGCATCACCCTCAAGATCGCCAAGTCCGGCGACTCGGGGAAGATCGCGTCGCAGATCTCGCTGACCCCGGGGTCACCCAAGGGCGACCTGGTCTACGGCATCGACAACACCTTCGCCGCCCGCCCCATCGAAGCCGGGGCCCTCATGCCGTACGTGTCGCCGGCTGCGGCCAACGGCGCATCCGAGTATGCGCTGAAATCCGCGCCCGACCTGCTGACTGCGGTCAGCCGCGGCGATGTCTGCCTCAACATCGACTCGTCATGGTACGAGCGCCGGGATGCCCAGCCGCCGCAATCCCTCGACGACCTGACGAAGCCCGCCTACCGCAACCAGGCCGCACTGCTCGACCCGCGCACCTCCTCGCCCGGTATCTCCTTCCTATTGACGACGATCGGCCAGAAGCGGCGGGGGTGGGAGGACTACTGGCGCAAGGTGGTCGCCAACGGTGCCACCATCGTCTCGGGCTGGGAGATCGCCTACAACCAGCTGTTCAGTGCGGGTGCCGGCCGCGGGTCCAAGCCGATCGTCGTGTCCTACGCCTCGTCGCCGGTGGCGACGCCGGGCACCGAGGCGCTGCTGGAGACCTGCTTCCGGCAGGTCGAGTACGCGGGCATCCTCAAGGGGGCGGCCAACGTGGACGGGGCGCGCAAAGTGATCGACTTCCTCCTCGGTCCGAGTGTCCAGAAGGCACTGCCGGCGTCGATGTTCGTCTACCCGGTGACGCGTGACACCCCGCTTCCCGACGGCTGGTCGACCCGCGCGCCGATGCCGGAGTGGACGGTCAACATGCCGCCGGGCTACATCGCCAAGAACCGGGAGAAGTGGCTGCAAGAGTGGCGCGACGCAGTGGGACGGTGA
- a CDS encoding ABC transporter ATP-binding protein, with amino-acid sequence MTLVVDSVAVDYGDARVVRDVSLTLATAPPAGPVTAILGPSGCGKSTLLRAVAGLVPLASGTIAFDGQDLAAVPPHRRDFGMVFQDAQLFPGRSVAANIAYGLRARRWPREQIADRVAQMLDLVRLPGMARRRVDDLSGGQAQRVALARALAPRPRLLLLDEPLAALDAHLRGKLADDIVGIVEATATPTIVVTHDHDEAATMGDTVIVMRDGGVVAADLAARVWRYPPDEWTAHFLGWENLLAAERIGDVVRTELGDLPTRQLGIGADDPVGAVAIRAESLRARPVGAGPGGTVALPVLRVRELPERTQVILDGSALNTPVAELGALADDDTPPPRPGDRITVRLVGARTGIVTGRGD; translated from the coding sequence ATGACGCTCGTGGTGGATTCGGTCGCGGTCGACTACGGCGACGCGCGGGTGGTGCGCGACGTGTCGCTGACCCTCGCGACGGCGCCGCCGGCGGGTCCGGTGACGGCGATCCTCGGGCCGTCGGGATGTGGCAAGTCGACGTTGTTGCGCGCGGTGGCCGGTCTGGTCCCGCTGGCGTCGGGCACCATCGCCTTCGACGGGCAGGACCTGGCGGCGGTCCCGCCGCATCGGCGGGACTTCGGCATGGTGTTCCAGGACGCCCAGTTGTTCCCGGGCCGCTCGGTGGCGGCGAACATCGCCTATGGACTGCGCGCCCGAAGGTGGCCGCGCGAGCAGATCGCCGATCGCGTCGCGCAAATGCTCGACCTGGTCCGGCTGCCCGGGATGGCCCGCCGCCGCGTCGACGACCTGTCCGGTGGCCAGGCGCAACGGGTGGCGCTGGCCCGCGCATTGGCACCGCGGCCCCGTCTCCTCCTGCTCGACGAGCCGCTCGCCGCTCTCGACGCCCACCTGCGCGGCAAGCTGGCCGACGACATCGTCGGCATCGTCGAGGCCACTGCCACCCCGACGATCGTCGTCACCCATGACCACGACGAGGCCGCGACGATGGGCGACACCGTCATCGTCATGCGCGACGGTGGCGTCGTCGCCGCCGACCTCGCCGCCCGCGTCTGGCGGTACCCGCCCGACGAGTGGACGGCACACTTCCTCGGGTGGGAAAACCTGTTGGCCGCCGAGCGGATCGGCGACGTGGTGCGCACCGAGTTGGGTGATCTGCCGACCCGACAACTCGGGATCGGCGCCGACGACCCGGTCGGCGCGGTCGCCATCCGGGCCGAGTCGCTGCGCGCCCGCCCCGTCGGTGCTGGACCCGGCGGCACGGTCGCCCTGCCGGTGCTGCGGGTGCGCGAGTTGCCCGAGCGGACCCAGGTCATCCTCGACGGTTCGGCGCTGAACACGCCGGTGGCCGAGCTCGGCGCCCTCGCCGACGACGACACACCCCCGCCGCGGCCGGGAGACCGGATAACCGTCCGCCTCGTCGGGGCCCGCACCGGCATCGTGACCGGGCGGGGCGACTGA